From a region of the Blochmannia endosymbiont of Camponotus modoc genome:
- the pheS gene encoding phenylalanine--tRNA ligase subunit alpha, with the protein MSLDLVKKLVILAKSNIMQSNNIDALEAIRIKFLGKKGYLNQYIKNLNDTPLDIKPKLGAAINQAKKDIYTLLIERKNILQSKNIKNTLITDALDVTLPGRLSDVGTHHPITNTIKRMKIFFDTLGFSIIHGPEIEDDYFNFDALNISKYHPSRDEHDTFWLDEKRLLRTHTSGVQIRAMTNKTPPIRIISFGRVYRKDYDQNHTPMFHQMEGLVVDSNVNFSYLKKILYDFLYNFFEKDITLRFRPSYFPFTEPSAEIDVMKQETGNWLELLGCGMVHPKILHHVDIDTEKFLGFAFGIGIERLTMLQYNIDDIRVFFKNDLQFLDQFK; encoded by the coding sequence ATGTCATTAGATTTGGTAAAAAAATTAGTTATACTAGCAAAATCAAATATAATGCAATCTAATAATATAGATGCATTAGAAGCAATACGTATTAAATTTTTAGGTAAAAAAGGATACCTAAACCAATATATTAAAAATCTTAATGATACTCCATTAGATATTAAACCTAAATTAGGCGCAGCTATTAATCAAGCTAAAAAAGACATATACACATTACTTATTGAACGAAAAAATATTTTACAATCAAAAAATATAAAAAATACCTTAATCACCGATGCATTAGATGTTACTTTACCAGGACGGTTATCGGATGTAGGGACACATCATCCAATAACAAATACTATAAAACGTATGAAGATTTTTTTTGACACTTTAGGTTTCTCCATAATACATGGTCCAGAAATTGAAGATGATTATTTTAATTTCGACGCCTTAAATATTTCTAAGTATCATCCTTCTCGAGATGAACATGACACCTTTTGGCTTGACGAAAAACGTTTACTTCGCACACACACTTCCGGTGTTCAAATACGTGCTATGACTAATAAAACTCCCCCAATTCGTATCATTTCTTTTGGACGAGTATATCGCAAAGACTATGATCAAAATCATACACCTATGTTTCATCAAATGGAAGGATTAGTAGTAGATTCTAATGTTAATTTCAGTTATCTAAAAAAAATATTGTATGATTTTTTATATAATTTTTTTGAAAAAGATATTACTTTACGTTTTAGACCATCTTATTTTCCATTTACAGAACCATCGGCGGAAATAGATGTAATGAAACAAGAAACTGGAAATTGGTTAGAACTTTTAGGATGCGGTATGGTACATCCCAAAATATTACACCATGTTGATATTGATACAGAAAAATTTTTAGGATTTGCCTTTGGAATAGGAATAGAACGATTAACAATGCTACAGTACAATATTGACGATATACGAGTTTTTTTCAAAAATGATTTACAATTTCTTGATCAATTTAAGTAA
- the infC gene encoding translation initiation factor IF-3 — MKFAKKIQSIRLNRINREISAEKVRLTGVDGKQIGVVSLYEALKQSEDIGLDLVEVSPNSDPPVCRIMNYGKFLYEKNKSTKEQKKKQKVIHVKEIKFRPSTDEGDYQVKLRNLIKFLNEGDKVKITLRFRGGELVHHHLGAKILYRIRHELHELTTVEFFSNKIEGRQMTMILAPKKK; from the coding sequence ATTAAATTCGCAAAAAAAATACAATCAATACGATTAAATCGTATTAACAGAGAAATTAGTGCTGAAAAAGTCCGTCTAACCGGAGTAGACGGAAAACAAATTGGTGTGGTTAGTTTATATGAAGCGCTGAAGCAATCCGAAGACATCGGTCTTGATTTAGTTGAAGTTAGCCCTAATTCCGATCCACCTGTGTGTAGAATTATGAACTACGGTAAATTTCTATACGAAAAGAATAAATCTACAAAAGAACAAAAGAAAAAACAAAAGGTGATTCATGTCAAAGAAATAAAATTCAGACCAAGCACTGATGAAGGAGACTATCAAGTCAAATTGCGTAATTTAATTAAATTCCTTAATGAAGGAGATAAAGTCAAAATCACCTTACGTTTTAGAGGAGGAGAATTGGTGCACCACCACCTTGGAGCAAAAATATTATACCGAATACGTCATGAATTGCATGAGTTAACAACAGTAGAATTTTTTTCTAATAAAATTGAAGGGCGCCAAATGACTATGATTTTAGCACCAAAAAAGAAATAA
- the rpmI gene encoding 50S ribosomal protein L35, whose amino-acid sequence MPKIKTLQAANKRFKITALGKYKHKHAYMRHILTKKSTKHKRHLRQKNILPKIYSTTIMKYLPYI is encoded by the coding sequence ATGCCTAAAATTAAAACACTTCAAGCAGCTAACAAACGATTTAAAATAACAGCTTTAGGGAAATATAAGCATAAGCATGCTTATATGCGCCATATTTTAACAAAAAAATCTACAAAACATAAACGTCATTTACGTCAAAAAAATATACTTCCTAAAATTTATTCAACTACAATTATGAAATATTTACCATATATATAG
- the rplT gene encoding 50S ribosomal protein L20, giving the protein MTRVKNSVVARARHKKILKQAAGYYGARSRTYRVAYQSVIKSGQYSYRDRRQKKRLFRRLWISRINAASRKYGMSYNYLINGLKKSDVCINRKMLADIAIFDRKTFSALIDKAKINFEHT; this is encoded by the coding sequence ATGACACGCGTAAAAAATAGTGTAGTAGCCCGTGCTCGCCATAAAAAAATTTTAAAACAAGCAGCAGGTTACTATGGAGCAAGATCACGTACTTATCGTGTTGCCTATCAATCAGTTATAAAATCTGGACAATATTCTTATCGCGATCGTCGTCAGAAGAAACGTTTATTTCGTCGATTGTGGATTAGCCGCATCAACGCCGCATCACGTAAATACGGTATGTCTTATAATTACTTAATAAATGGATTAAAAAAATCTGATGTGTGTATTAACAGAAAAATGCTTGCTGATATAGCTATTTTTGATAGAAAGACTTTCTCTGCTTTAATCGATAAAGCAAAGATTAATTTTGAACATACATAA